The sequence TGATAGTTGATGTCGATGATATCGCTGACGATGAACAGTTCACCCGATGCCAAGAAACCTCGGTTGGTGATATTCATCGCTGCTGCATTTTTTTTGCAGCCGAGTAGCTCTGCGTCTTCTTTAGAAACGTTGATCGCTTGATAAGTCGTTAAGTAGCTATCGATCTGAAGGCCTTTCGCTAGCGCATGTTTCTGGATTGAGCTTTCAATGATCTCGGCATTCATCTCTGGGAAGACGCTGACAGGTATCTTGGCTTCTTCAATCTGGACTACTTTGTTGTTAATTAATCGAAGTCGTCTAATTTTCCAAATGTAGTCATTGTCGTCTAAAGAAAAAATCTGCTGTTCGTGGTTATCGGGTAGCGCTTTATTCAGTTGGAGCTTTTTATAAGTGATTTCTTCAAAACTGTTTTCAGTGATGGAGTTGTACACTAGTGGTGTACCAATGAGAGAAGTGTTGACGAAGTAACCAGAACCTATTTTAGATTTCACCATGCCAATAGCCTCTAGCTTGGCTAGCGCTTTACGAATCGTAAAACGAGATAATCCATATATTTCAGATAGTTCTCTTTCTGAAGGAAGCTTATGGTTGATACTGTTTTGGCAAATTTTGCTCACAATATCTTGAACAACTAACTCGTACTTTTTCATAGATCAATCACTTTAAAGTGTATTCACTGTGACTAAAGAATAGTGAACTAAATCAAGGATTCAGCACGCTCTGAATGACTGATAATTATAACATAGAAGGTTAAATGGGGGATGATAATTGAGGGTAGCTAGGTACATTAGTGATGGTCTTCTTTGTGCCAGCTCTGTGACATATTGTGGTTTCAGTCCTCATTTTGTAAAACAAGATTATGAACTTTAAGGTGCGGCATTTAATGTCTGTGTTGTTGCTATTTTAAGTGACTAATTCAGGAGTAGGGTATGAGTTCGAATCAAATCAAAAATGTCGTATTTGATGTGGGTAATGTGATTGTGCGTTGGTCGCCGCTGGAAATTACTCAACTAACGTTTGGTAACATTGCCGACCCTGAAGCCCGAGCGCTTTCGATTTTCCAAAGTGCGATTTGGTCGGATTTGAACAAAGGGTTCTTAACCGAAAATGAAGCCAAACTTCGTTACCAACAAGAGCTCAATTTATCTTCATTAGAGTGCGACCGCCTGTTTTATTACGTTAAGCAAACGCAGATCTTATTGCATGGTTCTGTCGACCTCATCGAGCGTGTAAAGCGTGCTGGGTATGGTGTGTATGCACTTACCGACAACGTGGCCGAGATTGTTGAACACCTAAAAGCCACCTACGAATTTTGGCCTTTGTTTGATGGCACAGCCGTATCCGCTGAACTTGGCATGCTTAAACCACAGCCTGAGATTTACCAAGCGTTGCTTTCTAATAATGGACTTGAAGCTTCAGAAACGGTGTTTATTGATGATATGCCTTACAACGTAGAAGGGGCAAAGGCCGTAGGCATGGCAGGCATTCAGTTTATCGATTCTGTGCAATGCGAGAACGAACTGCGTGCTCTTGGCATCGAATTTACGTGACCATGTAGTGAAGTGCTCAAGTTATCTATATTTAGTCAGGTTTCTCTATACAGATAATCTAGGTAGGCAAGATAAGTAGAAAAACGACGGATAAAAGCTAAAATGAATCGATTAAAAAGAGGCGATGTTTCATCATGAACATCGCCTCTTTTCTATTTGTTCTTTTAATTAACTTTATTCTTCTACTTAACTCTATTGTTCAGTATTCAAGTGTCGAATCAACTTCGCTGGCGTACCACCGTAGAGACAGTCTGGCGGAACATCCCTGTTGACCACAGAGTTAGCCGCGATAACCGAACGAGCGCCAATCGTCACGCCTTGGTTAATCACCGAGTTTCCGCCAATCCACACATCATCTTCTACTGTAATAGGCAGACAGAAGGTTTCCCATTTACGACGACTGAGGTGATCCAGTGA comes from Vibrio syngnathi and encodes:
- a CDS encoding GntR family transcriptional regulator, with product MKKYELVVQDIVSKICQNSINHKLPSERELSEIYGLSRFTIRKALAKLEAIGMVKSKIGSGYFVNTSLIGTPLVYNSITENSFEEITYKKLQLNKALPDNHEQQIFSLDDNDYIWKIRRLRLINNKVVQIEEAKIPVSVFPEMNAEIIESSIQKHALAKGLQIDSYLTTYQAINVSKEDAELLGCKKNAAAMNITNRGFLASGELFIVSDIIDINYQCTYHTPFNSESMSFRDKK
- a CDS encoding HAD family hydrolase, which produces MSSNQIKNVVFDVGNVIVRWSPLEITQLTFGNIADPEARALSIFQSAIWSDLNKGFLTENEAKLRYQQELNLSSLECDRLFYYVKQTQILLHGSVDLIERVKRAGYGVYALTDNVAEIVEHLKATYEFWPLFDGTAVSAELGMLKPQPEIYQALLSNNGLEASETVFIDDMPYNVEGAKAVGMAGIQFIDSVQCENELRALGIEFT